The segment ACCTCCCGTCTTCTCATTCTTTTGAATTCACACCCTTTTTACCGGTATTTCTTACAAGAGTAAGAGCTTAAATATAGCCAAATACTTTACTCTAGTCAACATAATTCATTAAATTGCAAAACCTTGTGATTTTGCAGGGAAACAGCTTTCAGAGAGGTATTTGCAGTGCATATTTTCTCCGGTGCAGACGTCTGTTATGGTAATCCCGGATACCCGGAAATTATTTTAAGTTGACAACATCTTTTTGCGTGACTATTATTTTAGCATGAATTCTTTAAAGCATATGAAGCAATATAAAAAAATCTTTTTGCTATTCCTGTTCATAGTATGCCTGAGTATCCTTATTGCACCCATGGTCAAGGCACTTCTTGATACTTTCGTAGTTTCCAGCCCCTTTATAACAAATTTACTGCGCTATCAGGAGGGAAGTTACGATTTTGGAAAAGTTATGCGGCGGATCATGATGGCGGTGGCTATTATCACTATTTTCGTTTTCCGGAAATCACTTATGATCGGTTCTTTGTCTACCATGAATCTCAGACGCACTCAGGACTGGTGGAAACAATTGCAAACAGGGTTTTTTCTGGGGGCGGGCATATTCTGTTTCTATATCGCTTTCCTGTATGCTGCTGAAGCCAGAATAATCCATACAGAAACGAGATCATGGAATGACATTCTTCTCAAGATTACCGGAGCATTGTTTGTTGCCCTTCTCGTCGCATGCATTGAGGAAATATTTTTCAGGGGATTTCTATTTCAAAGCCTTTTAAAGGACATGCCGGCTGTGCTCGCCGTCTGCATCACGAGTACGTTTTATTCTTTATTGCACTTTCTTAAGATAAAACTCGCTGTGACACCAGGCATTCAGCCTTTTGTAGGGTTCATGGTGTTTTACGAGTTCCTGAAAAATCTCATTATAAACTTTCCTGTTCTTTACCCTTCAATAATTGGTCTCTTCCTCGTAGGAGTTGTATTATCATATGCCTGCTTAAGAACAAATTCATTATACCTTGCCATAGGACTTCACGCAGGATGGGTCTTTCTTATAAAAGCAGACCGTTTGTTTTTTGAACGTGTAAAGGGAAACAACGAATGGCTGTTCGGTGACAATGATGTCGTTACCGGCATGCTTGCATGGTTATTTATGATTATCACACTCATTATTATACGGTATATTACCGTACCAATACCCGGAAAGACGGTACCTCCGGTTAAATATTAGATATGGGACAAATTTCTTCCGTTACATTCGTTTTCTAATCTGCTGTTGCTTTCATGTTTGATTCATCCGTAATCAGGAATAATGTGAAAAAGGTTTCTATGGAAAAAACGTTGCAGGAACTTGCTGAATATGTTGGAGGGACAGTAATCGGCGATCCTTCCATAAAGATACGGGGAATTATGGGTATTGATGATGCCTTGGAGGGCTATATCACTTTCATATCCAACGATAAATATATCCAAAAGATTCACAAAACCAGGGCCTCCGCTATTATCGTTTCTCCAAGGTTACAAGAAACGAAAAAAAATCTCCTGGTATGCAATAACCCCTATCTCGCATATGCAAAGGTAGTTGAGTTGATGATGTATAAAAAACCAGAGTACCTGAAAGGAACCGATAGTTCTGCCAGGATTGCCAAAACCGCTGTCATTGGCCAAGGTGTCTCTGTATACTCCTTTGTCTCTATAGGTGAAAACACCCGCATCGGAGACCGCGTGGTTTTGTATCCCGGTGTGTATATAGGAGACAATTGTACCATCGGTGATGATACCGTTATCCACCCAAACGCTGTGATTTATCATGATACGGTTATTGGCAGGCGTGTTACCATTCACAGCAATACTGTTATTGGCAGCAGTGGATTTGGATACGCACCCGATGGTGAGGGTTATTATAAAATACCTCAAATTGGCATTACTATCATAGAGGATGATGTAGACATCGGTGCAAATACAACGATCAACCGGGCTGCATTAGGGGAAACTATTATCCGGAAAGGTACAAAGATCGATAGCCAGGTTGTTATTGCACATAATGTGGAAGTAGGTGAAAATTCCCTGATTGTATCTCAGGCAGGCATTGCGGGAACTGCCAAGGTTGGAAAACGCCTCACCCTTGCCGGCGGAGCAGGCATTAATGGACATGTCAAAGTAGGAAATAATGTCACCATTGGCGGACGTTCAGGGGTAATAAGCGATATTCCGGATAATGAAACGTATCTGGGAGCGCCAGCGATTCCTATCCGGCGCATGCGCCGCTGTTATATAATCTTTGAAAAGTTACCGGAAATGAAGGAATACGTGAAAACCCTGGAAAAACGGATAAAAAAATTAGAGGATTCATGGAAAAGCTCGGACTTATAGCAGGAAATGGCAGATTCCCGATATTATTTGCCAAAGGGGCACAGGAGAATAAAGTATCAATAATAGCCGTTGGGATTGAGGGAGAAACTTCTCCTGAAATTGAACAGTATGTTGAAAAGCTTTACTGGATAGGCGTAGCACAAATAGGTAAATTAATCAAAATATTTAAAAGTGAGCAGATATCCAAAGCCGTTATGGCGGGTGGAATCACAAAAACAAAGATGTTCTCTTCGTGGAGAAATCTCAGACTTATGCCGGATATCAGGACTATTAATCTCTGGTACCGGCATTTGAAAAAGCGTGACGATCATTCCCTGCTCGGAGCCGTTGCTGAGGAGTTGCGAAAAGACGGAATTGAATTACAAAATTCAACACTCTTTGTTCCCCAATTACTCGCACAAAAAGGTATCTTAACAAAAAAACAACCTACCGAAAAGGAGTTGGAAGATGTCCTTTTTGGATGGCCTATTGCCAAAGAAATTTCAAGACTCGGGATAGGACAGTGTCTGGTGATAAAAGAAAAGGTGGTTTTAGCTGTGGAGGCACTTGAAGGCACTGATGAAGCCATACTTCGGGGTGGAATACTGGGGAAAGGAGATATTATCGTCATTAAGGTCAGCAAACAGGATTTCGATCCGCGATTCGATATCCCTACCGTGGGAACAGAAACCATAAAATCCCTAAAAGAATCCTCTGCTTCCGTCCTTGCACTTGAAGCCGGAAAAACACTTATTCTTGATATTGAAGAAACCATTAAGGCTGCCGATAATGCACGGATAGCCATTGTTGGATTGTAGCAAATGAAAGCCGGCATTTGTTGTATGAAAGAGGTTTTTGAAGACAACCCCCTAAAATCCCCCTTTGCTAAGGGGGACTTAGCAGGTACAAAATCATTTTGGAGTAAATCCTTAATTTTATGCAGGATACCACATTTAGCCTTGTTGCAGCAACCTTTTTTATTGCTCTAACCCACTCCATAATGCCGACGCATTGGATGCCCTTTGCATTGATTGGCAGGGAACAAAAGTGGAGTTTGACAAAGGTCGTCTTTGTTACAACGATTTCAGGTTTAGGTCATTCAGCAATAACAAGTATTTTGGGCTCTGTCATTGCACTTTTCGGATTTCACATAGCAGAATATGCAGAAATACTTGCCGAACCTGTATCCGGCGCCGTTTTAATTACCATTGGAATCGTATTTATTGCTATGGGAAGATTAAAGCAAAAAGACCATAATCACAACCACTCAAAACTTTCGGATAAGGCTATTATTGTTTCGCTGTTTTTGATGTTAAGCTGCTCACCCTGTGTTGCGCTCTTGCCGATATTCTTTGCAGCAGGTACGTTTAACTGGAGTATATTTTTATTGCTGGCACTCATTTTATCAGGGACAACCGTTTTTGTAATGTTAGGATTAACAATTCTTACCTTTAAAGGGGTACAAAAAATAAATATTTGTAAAATCGAACCTTACGAGAAAGAAATTGTCGGCGGTATATTAACCATGGTAGGAATACTGTTCCTTGTATTGCATCATTAAATATCAGCAACAATAAGCAGGCCATCCGGGAATCTACTTTTTGTGTTTTCTGAGGTAATGAATCCTTGTAGATAGTCCTCCGAATCTTCATGAATTTGTTTTCCCTGAAGACCAGTAAAGACCTTATCCCATTTTCTCCAACCCAAATGGCCATGCAGAAATACTGCCATCCATATATCTGGCTTTTGCAAACCCTGCATTTTTTAAAATACGGTATGCCTGCGCAGCCCGTAAACCAGCACGGCAATACGTAATAATCTCTTTAGTTCTGTCAAGTTCGCAAGCACGGGAGGCGAGTTTATCCAGGGGAATATGTTGACATCCCGCAATATGACCATTCTTGTATTCCATTGATGTTCTTACATCCAATAGCACAAAATCCTTACCTTGTTTATATTTTTCCATTACTTCAAGGGGGAGAATTCCATCCGTCTTTCCCGATAATTTGTTATCCAGGACATTGGCAGCAACAATGATAGCATCCATGGACATAGCATACGGAGGAGCATATGCCAAATCAAGTTTGGAAACCTGATGGACCGTTGCACCAAAAGTCAGTGCCGTAACAATAACATCAATACGTTTATCAACATCACCTGTCCCGATAATTTCTGCACCTAAAATTCTTTGGCTGGGTGCATCTGCAATAAGTTTGATAAGAATATCTTTTGCTTCAGGATAGTAGTGAGCCTTGTCCGATGCGGGGACTATCGTTGACATCACTTGAAATCCCTCTTTAACAGCCTCCCGTTCGGAAAGCCCTGCCTTTCCGGCATGCATATCAAATATCTTCACGATGAGCGTCCCCAAAACACCCTGGAATGTATCAAATCCTCCCGTAGCATTGATAGCTGCAACCCGTCCCATTTTAGCCGCGGTAGAACCAAGGGGAATCCATACAGGTTTTCCCGTCACCAGATGTTTACTCTCAGCGCAATCTCCTATGGCATATATGCCGGGAATATTTGTCTCCATCCGTTCATTAACCTCAATGGCACGTGTAGCACCTAATTTTATACCAGCTTCCTGAGCCAGTCTGGTATTTGGCTTGACGCCTACGGAAAGAATAACCATATCTGCCGGTAATTGCCGTTTGCCGGTCACTACCTTTGTTACACAATTATTATGATCGCCTTCAAAAGATGATACTCCCTCCGAGGTAATAACTTCTACCCCCTTTTCTTTTAGGTGATTCTGGACAAGCAATGCCATATCCTTATCAAGAACCGGCAGAATGTGATCAAAAAGCTCCACGATCGTTACCTTAATGCCTCTTAAAACTAAATTTTCAGCTACTTCCAAACCAATCAATCCACCACCTGCAATTACAGCATTTTTCACCTTTCCACCCGTAACAAGTGACTTGATCTTCACTGCATCGGGAACGGTTCTGAGGGAGAAGATATTGTTTAATGAAATGCCGGGTAAGGGAGGAATAACAGGCTCGGCACCGGTAGCGATAATAAGCTTATCATAGGCAAAGGTAATCTCCTGCATCTGCTCAAGATTCATCACAATAACCCGTTTCGATTTTGTGTCGATACCGGTAACACGGTGACGGGTAAAAACATTGATATCGTGCATGTTCTTAAAATACCCTGGCTCCCGGACAATAAGACTTTGAGGGTTTTTTATAATGTCACCGATAAAATAAGGCATACCGCAACCGGCATAGGAAATATACTCTTCATCCGTCAGAACAGTAATTTTTACGTTACGTGATTCACGGCGTGCCTTTGCCGCAGCCTTCATTCCGGCTGCAACGCCACCGATTATTACTAAATGGTTCGTTTCATTTGTCATAACAATCTATCCCCCTTTTTTATGCAAGCTAAACAGAAAAATATCCTAACTTATTTTCCTTGACAATTCAATTGTGAATACTACAATTCTGTAAAATGAATAATTTTATGAAAAGGGGTTAGAGAAAACATGAAAAATCCATCTCTCTTTGAATCTTTGCGCTCTTTAAGACTGGTAAGCAGTGTTATCGTATTGATAACTGGCATTGTTACCCTTTTTATTAGTTGCGATTATAAAAAGGATGAAGAAACCGTTGAAGAGGCTATCGAATTCAAACAAATTATTCCGGTTCAAAGGGAAGACAGGCAACCGCAGGAAGTTCAGGACACCCCGCCCGTTCATACAAAACCAGTTCAACCTGAAGTACCGGTAATAACGGCAGAAGACTTTTTTGCAGAAGGATTGGAATATTTTCATAAAAACCGGTTTGAAGACGCTATTGCCTCATTTAATAAGGCGATTAGAATGGATGCCGCAATGACTGAGGCATACAAAATGAGGGCCATGGCCTATACAAATCTCGGTATGATAAACGAGGCAGCAGCGTCTTTCGTAAAGGTTACGGAACTTGACCGGAACAATCACGAAGCTTATTTTAACCTGGGAACCTTGTATCATAAGAAGGGAATGATTGATGACGCTATACGGGCGTTCGAAAGATATGTATCATTGAGACCCGACGATGCAAAAATTCACTATAACCTTGGATATCTCTATGATAAAAAGAATTCTACAGATAAGGCAATAGGATCTTACCAAAAGGCAATAAAGAGTAATCCGAAGCATGTAGATGCACATTATAATCTTGGAGTTATTTACACGAACAAAGGAATGTTTGATGATGCCATTGAAATCTTTCAGAAGGTTTTAAGCCTGGATAGTCAAAACCATGCTGCACACTATAATCTTGGTTTTGTATATCATCAGAAAGGATTGTATCATGATGCCATAGTTATTTGTGAAAAACTCCTGGAATTAAGTCCGGGAAATGCAAAGGCATATCTTCTGCTGGGTGATACCTATCGTAAACTAGGCATGTCTAAAGAAGCCAGGGAGGCTTACGACATGTACAGACAGTTGCTGTTT is part of the Candidatus Jettenia sp. AMX2 genome and harbors:
- a CDS encoding CPBP family intramembrane metalloprotease, with amino-acid sequence MKQYKKIFLLFLFIVCLSILIAPMVKALLDTFVVSSPFITNLLRYQEGSYDFGKVMRRIMMAVAIITIFVFRKSLMIGSLSTMNLRRTQDWWKQLQTGFFLGAGIFCFYIAFLYAAEARIIHTETRSWNDILLKITGALFVALLVACIEEIFFRGFLFQSLLKDMPAVLAVCITSTFYSLLHFLKIKLAVTPGIQPFVGFMVFYEFLKNLIINFPVLYPSIIGLFLVGVVLSYACLRTNSLYLAIGLHAGWVFLIKADRLFFERVKGNNEWLFGDNDVVTGMLAWLFMIITLIIIRYITVPIPGKTVPPVKY
- the lpxD gene encoding UDP-3-O-(3-hydroxymyristoyl)glucosamine N-acyltransferase, whose amino-acid sequence is MEKTLQELAEYVGGTVIGDPSIKIRGIMGIDDALEGYITFISNDKYIQKIHKTRASAIIVSPRLQETKKNLLVCNNPYLAYAKVVELMMYKKPEYLKGTDSSARIAKTAVIGQGVSVYSFVSIGENTRIGDRVVLYPGVYIGDNCTIGDDTVIHPNAVIYHDTVIGRRVTIHSNTVIGSSGFGYAPDGEGYYKIPQIGITIIEDDVDIGANTTINRAALGETIIRKGTKIDSQVVIAHNVEVGENSLIVSQAGIAGTAKVGKRLTLAGGAGINGHVKVGNNVTIGGRSGVISDIPDNETYLGAPAIPIRRMRRCYIIFEKLPEMKEYVKTLEKRIKKLEDSWKSSDL
- the lpxI gene encoding UDP-2,3-diacylglucosamine diphosphatase LpxI (LpxI, functionally equivalent to LpxH, replaces it in LPS biosynthesis in a minority of bacteria.) — translated: MEKLGLIAGNGRFPILFAKGAQENKVSIIAVGIEGETSPEIEQYVEKLYWIGVAQIGKLIKIFKSEQISKAVMAGGITKTKMFSSWRNLRLMPDIRTINLWYRHLKKRDDHSLLGAVAEELRKDGIELQNSTLFVPQLLAQKGILTKKQPTEKELEDVLFGWPIAKEISRLGIGQCLVIKEKVVLAVEALEGTDEAILRGGILGKGDIIVIKVSKQDFDPRFDIPTVGTETIKSLKESSASVLALEAGKTLILDIEETIKAADNARIAIVGL
- a CDS encoding FAD-dependent oxidoreductase, whose translation is MTNETNHLVIIGGVAAGMKAAAKARRESRNVKITVLTDEEYISYAGCGMPYFIGDIIKNPQSLIVREPGYFKNMHDINVFTRHRVTGIDTKSKRVIVMNLEQMQEITFAYDKLIIATGAEPVIPPLPGISLNNIFSLRTVPDAVKIKSLVTGGKVKNAVIAGGGLIGLEVAENLVLRGIKVTIVELFDHILPVLDKDMALLVQNHLKEKGVEVITSEGVSSFEGDHNNCVTKVVTGKRQLPADMVILSVGVKPNTRLAQEAGIKLGATRAIEVNERMETNIPGIYAIGDCAESKHLVTGKPVWIPLGSTAAKMGRVAAINATGGFDTFQGVLGTLIVKIFDMHAGKAGLSEREAVKEGFQVMSTIVPASDKAHYYPEAKDILIKLIADAPSQRILGAEIIGTGDVDKRIDVIVTALTFGATVHQVSKLDLAYAPPYAMSMDAIIVAANVLDNKLSGKTDGILPLEVMEKYKQGKDFVLLDVRTSMEYKNGHIAGCQHIPLDKLASRACELDRTKEIITYCRAGLRAAQAYRILKNAGFAKARYMDGSISAWPFGLEKMG
- a CDS encoding tetratricopeptide repeat protein, producing MKNPSLFESLRSLRLVSSVIVLITGIVTLFISCDYKKDEETVEEAIEFKQIIPVQREDRQPQEVQDTPPVHTKPVQPEVPVITAEDFFAEGLEYFHKNRFEDAIASFNKAIRMDAAMTEAYKMRAMAYTNLGMINEAAASFVKVTELDRNNHEAYFNLGTLYHKKGMIDDAIRAFERYVSLRPDDAKIHYNLGYLYDKKNSTDKAIGSYQKAIKSNPKHVDAHYNLGVIYTNKGMFDDAIEIFQKVLSLDSQNHAAHYNLGFVYHQKGLYHDAIVICEKLLELSPGNAKAYLLLGDTYRKLGMSKEAREAYDMYRQLLFIR